Proteins from a genomic interval of Pseudomonas anuradhapurensis:
- the flhB gene encoding flagellar biosynthesis protein FlhB has translation MAESESGQDKTEEPTDKRKRDAREKGEIARSKELNTVAVTLAGAGGLLAFGGYLAETLLAMMRMNFSLSRDIIVDERAMGAFLLASGKMAIWAVQPVMILLFVVSFVAPIALGGFLFSGSLLQPKFSRMNPLSGIKRMFSMHALTELLKALAKFFVILVVAVVVLVNDRQALLSIANEPLEQAIIHSLQVVGWSALWMSAGLLLIAAADVPFQLWQTHKKLKMTKQEIKDEYKDSEGKPEVKQRIRQLQREVSQRRMMAAVPQADVIITNPTHYAVALQYDPEKGGAAPLLLAKGTDFIALKIREIGAEHKIQILESPALARAIYYSTEVEQEIPAGLYLAVAQVLAYVFQIRQYRAGKGKRPEPLKEDLPIPPDLRRDS, from the coding sequence ATGGCAGAAAGCGAGAGCGGCCAGGACAAGACCGAAGAGCCCACCGACAAGCGCAAGCGCGATGCTCGCGAGAAAGGCGAGATCGCGCGTTCCAAGGAGCTGAACACGGTGGCGGTGACCCTGGCCGGTGCCGGTGGCCTGCTGGCATTCGGCGGCTACCTGGCCGAGACGCTGCTGGCGATGATGCGCATGAACTTCAGCCTGAGCCGCGACATCATTGTCGACGAGCGGGCCATGGGGGCTTTTCTGCTGGCCTCGGGCAAGATGGCGATATGGGCTGTGCAGCCGGTCATGATCCTGCTGTTCGTGGTTTCCTTCGTGGCCCCGATTGCCCTCGGTGGATTCCTGTTCTCGGGCAGCCTGCTGCAGCCCAAGTTCAGCCGCATGAACCCGCTGTCGGGGATCAAGCGGATGTTCTCCATGCATGCCCTGACCGAACTGCTCAAGGCGCTGGCCAAGTTCTTCGTGATTCTGGTGGTGGCGGTGGTGGTATTGGTCAACGACCGCCAGGCCCTGCTGTCGATTGCCAACGAGCCGCTGGAGCAGGCGATCATCCATAGCCTGCAGGTGGTGGGTTGGAGTGCGTTGTGGATGTCGGCCGGGTTGCTGTTGATCGCCGCGGCGGACGTGCCGTTCCAGCTCTGGCAGACGCACAAGAAGCTGAAGATGACCAAGCAGGAAATCAAGGACGAGTACAAGGACAGCGAGGGCAAGCCCGAGGTCAAGCAGCGTATTCGCCAGCTGCAGCGCGAAGTGTCGCAGCGGCGCATGATGGCGGCGGTGCCGCAGGCCGACGTGATCATCACCAACCCCACGCACTATGCGGTGGCCCTGCAGTACGACCCGGAAAAGGGTGGCGCGGCGCCTTTGTTGCTGGCCAAGGGTACCGATTTCATTGCCTTGAAGATTCGCGAGATTGGCGCGGAGCACAAGATCCAGATCCTCGAATCGCCGGCCCTGGCGCGGGCGATCTATTACTCCACCGAGGTGGAACAGGAAATCCCTGCCGGCTTGTACCTGGCGGTGGCGCAGGTGCTGGCCTATGTGTTCCAGATCCGCCAGTACCGCGCTGGCAAGGGCAAGCGACCGGAGCCTTTGAAGGAAGATCTGCCGATTCCGCCGGACCTGCGGCGTGATAGCTGA
- the fliP gene encoding flagellar type III secretion system pore protein FliP (The bacterial flagellar biogenesis protein FliP forms a type III secretion system (T3SS)-type pore required for flagellar assembly.) has product MSGALRLLLILALLLAAPLALAADPLSIPAITLSNTADGQQEYSVSLQILLIMTALSFIPAFVILMTSFTRIIIVFSILRQALGLQQTPSNQLLTGMALFLTMFIMAPVFDRVNQDALQPYLKEQMTAQQAIDKAQGPLKDFMLAQTRQSDLDLFMRLSKRTDIAGPDQVPLTILVPAFVTSELKTAFQIGFMIFIPFLIIDMVVASVLMAMGMMMLSPLIISLPFKIMLFVLVDGWALIMGTLASSFGGV; this is encoded by the coding sequence ATGAGCGGCGCGCTGCGTTTGTTGTTGATTCTGGCGCTGCTGCTGGCGGCGCCGCTGGCCCTGGCCGCCGACCCGCTGTCGATCCCGGCCATCACCCTGTCCAATACCGCGGACGGGCAGCAGGAATATTCGGTCAGCCTGCAGATCCTGCTGATCATGACGGCGCTCAGCTTCATCCCGGCGTTCGTCATCCTGATGACCAGCTTCACCCGCATCATCATCGTGTTCTCGATCCTGCGCCAGGCCCTGGGCCTGCAGCAGACGCCGTCGAACCAGCTGCTCACCGGCATGGCGCTGTTCCTCACCATGTTCATCATGGCGCCGGTGTTCGACCGGGTGAACCAGGACGCGCTGCAGCCGTACCTGAAGGAACAGATGACCGCCCAGCAGGCCATCGACAAGGCCCAGGGGCCGCTCAAGGACTTCATGCTGGCGCAAACCCGGCAAAGCGACCTCGACCTGTTCATGCGCCTGTCCAAGCGCACCGACATCGCCGGCCCGGACCAGGTCCCGCTGACGATCCTGGTGCCGGCGTTCGTCACCTCCGAGCTGAAGACCGCGTTCCAGATCGGTTTCATGATCTTCATCCCGTTCCTGATCATCGACATGGTGGTGGCCAGTGTGCTGATGGCCATGGGCATGATGATGCTGTCGCCGCTGATCATTTCGTTGCCGTTCAAGATCATGCTGTTCGTGCTGGTGGATGGCTGGGCGCTGATCATGGGCACCCTGGCCAGCAGTTTCGGCGGCGTCTGA
- the fliO gene encoding flagellar biosynthetic protein FliO, protein MRASLAFAALLASQACLAAATPAATPAAAPGSLGGQLAQMVFGLLLVVGLIFFLAWLLRRMQGAAVKGGQVIEIVGSRAIGPRDRLLLVQVGKAQILIGHTPGSIEALHVLAEPVEVPESARQATPEFAQRLMELMGKDPKDKK, encoded by the coding sequence ATGCGCGCCAGCCTGGCGTTCGCCGCGCTGCTTGCCAGCCAGGCCTGCCTGGCCGCGGCCACCCCTGCGGCGACCCCTGCGGCTGCCCCTGGCAGCCTGGGTGGGCAGCTGGCGCAGATGGTTTTTGGCCTGCTGCTGGTGGTCGGCCTGATTTTCTTCCTGGCCTGGCTGCTGCGGCGCATGCAAGGGGCTGCGGTGAAGGGCGGGCAGGTGATCGAGATCGTCGGCAGCCGGGCCATCGGCCCGCGTGACCGGCTGTTGCTGGTGCAGGTGGGCAAGGCGCAGATCCTGATCGGCCATACCCCGGGCAGCATCGAGGCCCTGCATGTGCTGGCCGAACCCGTGGAAGTACCGGAAAGCGCCCGCCAGGCGACGCCGGAGTTCGCCCAGCGGCTGATGGAGCTGATGGGCAAGGACCCTAAGGACAAGAAGTGA
- the fliN gene encoding flagellar motor switch protein FliN, which produces MANENEITSPEDQALADEWAAALEETGAAGQADIDALLGGDTAGSVGGPGRLPMEEFASSPKPSENVSLEGPNLDVILDIPVNISMEVGSTEINIRNLLQLNQGSVIELDRLAGEPLDVLVNGTLIAHGEVVVVNEKFGIRLTDVISPSERIKKLR; this is translated from the coding sequence ATGGCTAACGAAAACGAGATCACCTCCCCAGAGGACCAGGCGCTGGCCGATGAATGGGCTGCAGCGCTGGAAGAAACCGGTGCAGCCGGCCAGGCCGACATCGATGCACTGCTGGGTGGCGACACCGCCGGCAGCGTCGGTGGCCCGGGTCGCTTGCCGATGGAAGAGTTCGCCAGCTCGCCGAAGCCGAGCGAGAATGTCAGCCTCGAAGGCCCGAACCTGGACGTGATCCTGGACATTCCGGTGAACATTTCCATGGAAGTGGGCAGCACCGAGATCAACATCCGCAACCTGCTGCAGCTCAACCAGGGTTCGGTCATCGAGCTGGACCGCCTGGCCGGTGAACCGCTCGATGTGCTGGTCAACGGCACGCTGATCGCCCATGGCGAAGTGGTGGTGGTCAACGAGAAGTTCGGCATTCGCCTGACCGACGTGATCAGCCCCAGCGAACGTATCAAGAAGCTGCGCTGA
- the fliR gene encoding flagellar biosynthetic protein FliR has protein sequence MLELTDTQIGTWVATFILPLFRVTAVLMTMPIFGTRMLPARVRLYVALAITVVIVPALPPLPEFDPLSLRGLLLCAEQIIVGALFGLALQLLFQAFVVAGQIVAVQMGMAFASMVDPGNGVNVTVVSQFMTMLVSILFLLMNGHLVVFEVLTESFTTLPVGNALVVNHFWELAGRLGWVFAAGLLLILPVIAALLVVNIAFGVMTRAAPQLNIFSIGFPLTLVLGMFIFWVGLADILSHYQALASEALQWLRELARAR, from the coding sequence ATGCTCGAGCTGACCGACACGCAGATCGGCACCTGGGTCGCCACCTTCATCCTGCCGTTGTTCAGGGTGACGGCGGTGCTGATGACCATGCCGATATTCGGTACCCGCATGCTCCCGGCGCGGGTGCGCCTGTACGTGGCGTTGGCGATTACCGTGGTGATCGTGCCGGCGCTGCCGCCGCTGCCCGAGTTCGACCCGCTGAGCCTGCGCGGCCTGCTGCTGTGCGCCGAGCAGATCATCGTCGGCGCGTTGTTCGGCCTGGCCCTGCAACTGCTGTTTCAGGCGTTCGTGGTTGCCGGGCAGATCGTCGCGGTGCAGATGGGCATGGCGTTCGCCTCGATGGTCGACCCGGGCAACGGCGTCAACGTCACCGTGGTCAGCCAGTTCATGACCATGCTGGTGAGCATCCTGTTCCTGTTGATGAACGGCCACCTGGTGGTGTTCGAGGTGCTGACGGAAAGTTTCACCACCTTGCCGGTGGGCAATGCGCTGGTGGTCAACCATTTCTGGGAACTTGCCGGGCGCCTGGGGTGGGTATTCGCTGCCGGGCTGCTGCTGATCCTGCCGGTGATTGCTGCGCTGCTGGTGGTCAACATCGCCTTCGGCGTGATGACCCGTGCCGCGCCGCAGCTGAACATCTTCTCCATCGGCTTCCCGCTGACCCTGGTCCTGGGCATGTTCATCTTCTGGGTCGGCCTGGCCGATATATTGTCCCACTACCAGGCATTGGCCAGCGAAGCGCTGCAATGGCTGCGTGAACTGGCGAGGGCGCGCTGA
- the fliQ gene encoding flagellar biosynthesis protein FliQ, which produces MTPEVAVDLFRDALWLTTLMVAVLVVPSLLVGLVVAMFQAATQINEQTLSFLPRLLVMLVTLIVAGPWLVQKFMEYITTLYTNIPQLIG; this is translated from the coding sequence ATGACCCCTGAAGTCGCTGTCGACCTGTTCCGCGATGCCTTGTGGCTGACCACCTTGATGGTGGCCGTGCTGGTGGTGCCGAGCCTGCTGGTGGGCCTGGTGGTGGCCATGTTCCAGGCTGCCACGCAGATCAACGAACAGACCTTGAGCTTTCTGCCGCGCCTGCTGGTGATGCTGGTCACGCTGATCGTTGCCGGGCCTTGGCTGGTACAGAAGTTCATGGAATATATCACCACGCTGTACACCAATATCCCGCAGCTGATCGGTTGA